From Desulfuromonas sp. KJ2020, one genomic window encodes:
- a CDS encoding protein-glutamate O-methyltransferase CheR: MQGPSINANLGTQEPGGNMMPISDAEFNALRTLIYNRFGINLTDQKKSLLVGRLQKLLRQQGFANFQNYYDFLVKEPGEKGLSDLINLVSTNYTYFNREKDHFDYFLQTALPTVLTRLRQENRRDLRVWCAGCSTGEEAYTLLILMHECLGQEYSRWDAGILATDISQRVLETAAAGVYPEDRIASLPEAWRRKYFRKISGNQWEVVDTLKKEATFRRFNLMNTQFPFKKPFHIIFCRNVMIYFDQPTRDALVKRFHQHTEPGGYLFIGHSETLGRNQSLYRYLMPAAYQKGTL, translated from the coding sequence ATGCAGGGACCATCGATCAACGCAAATCTGGGCACGCAGGAGCCTGGCGGCAACATGATGCCGATCTCGGACGCGGAGTTCAATGCGCTGCGCACCCTGATCTACAACCGTTTCGGCATCAACCTCACCGACCAGAAGAAGTCCCTGCTGGTGGGCCGCCTTCAGAAGCTGCTGCGGCAGCAGGGGTTTGCCAACTTCCAGAATTATTACGATTTTCTCGTCAAGGAGCCGGGCGAAAAGGGACTGAGCGATCTCATCAACCTGGTGTCGACCAATTACACCTACTTCAACCGCGAGAAAGATCACTTCGATTATTTTCTGCAGACGGCCCTGCCCACGGTGCTGACCCGTCTCAGACAGGAAAACCGCCGGGACCTGCGCGTCTGGTGCGCCGGCTGCTCCACCGGGGAGGAAGCCTACACCCTGCTGATCCTCATGCACGAATGCCTGGGACAGGAGTACAGCCGGTGGGATGCCGGCATTCTGGCCACCGATATCTCGCAACGGGTGCTCGAAACAGCTGCCGCCGGCGTCTACCCGGAAGATCGTATCGCCTCCCTGCCAGAGGCCTGGCGGCGCAAGTATTTCCGCAAGATCTCGGGAAATCAGTGGGAAGTGGTCGATACCCTGAAGAAGGAAGCGACCTTTCGCCGTTTCAACCTGATGAATACCCAATTTCCGTTCAAAAAACCGTTCCACATTATCTTTTGCCGCAATGTCATGATTTACTTTGACCAGCCGACCCGTGACGCTCTGGTGAAACGTTTCCACCAACACACCGAGCCGGGGGGTTATCTCTTTATCGGGCATTCCGAAACCCTGGGGCGCAACCAGTCCCTCTATCGCTACCTGATGCCCGCCGCCTACCAGAAGGGAACTCTCTGA
- a CDS encoding chemotaxis response regulator protein-glutamate methylesterase, with protein MAHKVRVLVVDDSALVRQILSSGLAMDPGIEVVGTASDPYMARDKIVELKPDVLTLDVEMPRMDGVEFLRRLMPQYPLPVVMVSSLTQKGKQITIDALEAGAVDFVAKPTTDMARGLAAMMLELRSKVKIASTANVSHWKSKRATLPSRKPAPGSGALAESTDKVIAIGASTGGTEAIKKVITQFPSTMPGVVIVQHMPAGFTKMFSDRLNQLCAMEVKEAESGDRIMPGRILVAPGGLHMRVRRSGGIYQVVCEAGEKVSGHCPSVDVLMHSVAEQVGANAVGVMLTGMGSDGATGMLAMRQAGARNIAQDEATSVVFGMPKVAFDKGGAERLLPIDDMADEVIRLLTEKKK; from the coding sequence ATGGCCCATAAAGTCCGCGTTCTCGTTGTCGATGATTCCGCTCTCGTCCGCCAGATCCTGTCCAGTGGTCTTGCCATGGATCCGGGGATCGAAGTCGTCGGCACCGCTTCCGATCCCTATATGGCCCGGGACAAGATCGTCGAGCTCAAACCCGACGTCCTCACCCTTGACGTGGAGATGCCACGCATGGACGGCGTCGAGTTCCTGCGCCGCCTGATGCCCCAATATCCCCTACCCGTGGTCATGGTCAGCTCCCTGACCCAGAAGGGGAAGCAGATCACCATCGACGCCCTGGAAGCAGGCGCCGTTGACTTCGTCGCCAAGCCGACCACGGATATGGCGCGGGGTCTGGCCGCCATGATGCTGGAGCTGCGCTCCAAGGTCAAAATCGCCTCTACCGCCAATGTCTCGCACTGGAAGAGCAAACGGGCCACCCTGCCCAGCCGGAAACCGGCGCCAGGCAGCGGCGCCCTGGCCGAATCGACGGACAAGGTTATTGCCATCGGCGCCTCTACCGGGGGAACCGAGGCCATCAAGAAAGTCATCACCCAGTTTCCCTCCACCATGCCGGGCGTGGTCATCGTGCAGCACATGCCGGCGGGCTTTACCAAAATGTTTTCGGACCGCCTCAATCAGTTGTGCGCTATGGAGGTCAAGGAAGCCGAGTCGGGGGACCGCATCATGCCGGGCCGCATCCTCGTCGCTCCCGGCGGCCTGCACATGCGGGTGCGGCGTTCCGGCGGCATCTACCAGGTCGTCTGCGAAGCCGGCGAAAAGGTCAGCGGCCACTGCCCTTCCGTCGATGTCCTCATGCACTCCGTCGCCGAGCAGGTGGGAGCCAACGCTGTGGGTGTCATGCTCACCGGCATGGGCTCGGACGGCGCCACCGGCATGCTGGCCATGCGCCAGGCCGGGGCTCGCAACATCGCCCAGGACGAGGCGACGTCTGTCGTTTTCGGTATGCCCAAAGTCGCCTTCGACAAAGGGGGCGCCGAGCGACTCCTGCCAATTGACGATATGGCCGACGAGGTTATCCGCCTGCTGACGGAGAAGAAGAAATGA
- a CDS encoding chemotaxis protein CheD has translation MSSIVLGVGDFGASNHTGDQVKTYALGSCVAVVLMDPKTRTVGMVHVALPESRINPGKSVERPGYFADTGIPALLREMTKFGCDPRGRGLIVKLAGGAKIMDPNDTFNIGKRNELAIKKILWAHGMGAVAEDLGGNYSRTVSVSVDTGIITLSSPGRSNWTL, from the coding sequence ATGAGCTCTATCGTCCTCGGCGTCGGCGATTTCGGCGCCAGCAATCATACGGGGGACCAGGTCAAGACCTACGCGCTGGGCTCCTGCGTCGCCGTCGTCCTGATGGACCCCAAGACGCGCACGGTGGGCATGGTGCACGTGGCCCTGCCCGAATCGCGCATCAATCCGGGCAAGAGCGTCGAGCGTCCCGGCTACTTCGCCGATACGGGTATTCCTGCCCTGTTGCGGGAGATGACCAAATTCGGCTGCGATCCCCGCGGCCGCGGACTGATCGTCAAGCTCGCCGGCGGCGCCAAAATCATGGATCCCAACGACACCTTCAATATCGGCAAGCGCAACGAGCTGGCCATCAAAAAGATTCTCTGGGCCCACGGCATGGGTGCCGTCGCCGAAGACCTGGGTGGCAACTACAGCCGCACCGTCTCCGTTTCCGTCGATACGGGTATCATTACCCTGTCATCGCCGGGACGCAGCAACTGGACACTTTAG
- the fliE gene encoding flagellar hook-basal body complex protein FliE, translating into MNDITLVSHLRSLQGPGVATATKAEPAGGFARTLKEVLDQTNQAQVNADKAVEKLHTGEAQNLHEVMISLEEADISMRLMVQMRNKVVEAYQEIMRMQV; encoded by the coding sequence ATGAACGACATCACCCTCGTCAGTCACCTCAGGTCCCTGCAGGGACCTGGTGTCGCCACCGCCACCAAGGCCGAACCGGCAGGAGGTTTCGCCCGTACCCTGAAGGAAGTCCTCGATCAGACGAACCAGGCCCAGGTGAATGCGGACAAGGCCGTCGAAAAGCTCCATACCGGCGAAGCGCAAAACCTCCATGAGGTGATGATCAGCCTGGAAGAGGCGGACATCTCCATGCGCCTGATGGTCCAGATGCGTAACAAGGTGGTGGAAGCCTACCAGGAGATCATGCGCATGCAGGTCTGA
- a CDS encoding chemotaxis protein CheA: MSSEISDDQIEIIQEFVQESRDMIEQLEPTIIELANSGGDEKTINAVFRLFHSMKGSAGFLEFNHITRVAHAAENLLDLVRSGTIDLQTSHVSLLCETCDFAKDALEHVENSYEDEAMAEAAEVMGSRLEEAITLAKGGGSDDSADQAPAESGQGAENADFDLQMVLTAEMVERFVQEADELLQNAEQGLLAWEENPEDRDVLADLFRHVHSFKGNCGFFGYGDMEKLSHQMETVLDAAKSGSDFSEVGAAAVLLDLVDVLREAIANVAQEGSGRIDSLEEHLERLKKLLSPRLGEMLVERGLVDSETVEAAVNTQKKPLGEILVDMGKVQPEQVTAIVEEQQKKKKPQASQGDQEKKGAAVKRQDIRVDLEKLDNLINLIGEMVIAENMLIHNPDLQGLELENFNKAAQQMSKLVRELQEMAMVIRMIPVSGLFRRMIRLVHDLSVKSGKKVELKLFGEETEVDKTVIETITDPLVHLLRNSLDHGLEPPEERRAAGKPEKGTVKLSARHEEGEVWITIEDDGRGLNREKILAKAIKNGMIEGDGSDLSDKVVYNMIFQPGFSTAEKITDISGRGVGMDVVKQNLEKIKGKVEVHSKPGVGTRMTLRIPLTLAIIDGMLVRVGETKCIVPILSIKEAFRPQNSAITITPDGEELARVRENFFPVIRLHEVLGKKPDHFELDQGILIVLEYQDNRICVFVDEILGQQQTVIKGLSDYIGHVRGFSGCTILGNGEVSLIMDVGTLMEISEEKKSEHS; the protein is encoded by the coding sequence ATGAGTTCCGAGATTTCAGACGACCAGATCGAAATCATTCAGGAGTTTGTCCAGGAAAGCCGGGACATGATCGAACAGCTCGAGCCGACCATCATCGAGCTGGCTAACAGCGGCGGCGATGAAAAGACCATCAACGCCGTGTTCAGGCTCTTCCATTCGATGAAGGGCAGCGCCGGCTTTCTGGAATTCAATCATATTACCCGCGTGGCCCACGCCGCCGAAAACCTGCTCGACCTGGTCCGCTCTGGCACCATCGACCTGCAGACTTCCCATGTGAGCCTGCTGTGCGAGACCTGCGACTTTGCTAAGGACGCCCTGGAGCACGTGGAAAACTCCTACGAAGATGAAGCCATGGCCGAGGCCGCCGAGGTCATGGGCTCACGCCTGGAGGAAGCTATCACTCTGGCCAAAGGGGGCGGCAGCGACGACTCGGCCGACCAGGCGCCGGCCGAGTCGGGGCAAGGTGCCGAAAACGCCGACTTTGACCTGCAGATGGTGCTGACGGCCGAGATGGTCGAGCGCTTTGTTCAGGAAGCCGACGAACTCCTGCAGAACGCCGAACAGGGTCTGCTGGCCTGGGAGGAAAATCCCGAAGACCGGGACGTTCTTGCCGATCTCTTCCGCCATGTGCACAGCTTTAAAGGCAACTGCGGTTTCTTCGGTTACGGAGACATGGAAAAACTCAGTCACCAGATGGAAACGGTCCTCGACGCGGCCAAGTCAGGCAGCGATTTCAGTGAGGTAGGGGCCGCTGCCGTTCTGCTCGACCTGGTCGATGTCCTGCGCGAAGCCATCGCCAACGTGGCCCAGGAGGGCAGTGGCCGCATCGACAGCCTGGAAGAGCATCTGGAACGGCTCAAAAAACTTCTGAGCCCGCGTCTGGGCGAGATGCTGGTCGAACGCGGTCTGGTCGACAGCGAGACGGTGGAAGCCGCCGTCAACACCCAGAAAAAACCTCTGGGCGAAATTCTGGTGGATATGGGCAAGGTCCAGCCCGAGCAGGTGACCGCCATCGTGGAGGAACAGCAGAAGAAGAAAAAGCCCCAGGCAAGCCAGGGGGATCAGGAGAAAAAAGGCGCTGCCGTCAAGCGGCAGGACATCCGCGTCGATCTGGAAAAACTGGATAACCTCATCAACCTCATCGGCGAGATGGTCATCGCCGAGAACATGCTGATTCACAACCCGGATCTGCAGGGTCTGGAACTGGAGAACTTCAACAAGGCGGCCCAGCAGATGAGCAAGCTCGTGCGGGAACTGCAGGAGATGGCCATGGTCATCCGCATGATCCCCGTTTCCGGTCTTTTCCGCCGCATGATCCGTCTGGTGCACGACCTTTCGGTCAAATCGGGCAAGAAGGTGGAACTGAAACTCTTCGGCGAAGAGACCGAGGTGGACAAAACGGTCATCGAAACCATCACCGACCCCCTTGTTCACCTGCTGCGCAATTCCCTCGACCATGGACTGGAGCCTCCCGAGGAGCGCCGGGCCGCCGGCAAGCCCGAAAAAGGCACGGTCAAGCTCTCGGCCCGCCACGAAGAGGGTGAGGTCTGGATCACCATCGAAGACGACGGTCGCGGCCTCAACCGCGAAAAAATCCTGGCCAAGGCCATCAAAAACGGCATGATCGAGGGAGACGGTTCTGACCTCAGTGACAAAGTCGTCTATAATATGATCTTTCAGCCTGGCTTCTCGACGGCGGAAAAGATCACTGACATCTCCGGTCGCGGCGTCGGCATGGATGTGGTCAAGCAGAACCTGGAAAAGATCAAGGGCAAAGTCGAGGTCCACAGCAAGCCCGGTGTCGGCACCCGCATGACCCTGCGTATCCCGCTGACTTTGGCCATCATCGACGGCATGCTGGTGCGGGTGGGCGAGACGAAATGCATCGTCCCCATCCTCTCGATCAAGGAAGCCTTCCGCCCGCAGAATTCCGCCATCACCATCACTCCCGATGGCGAAGAACTGGCGCGGGTGCGGGAGAATTTCTTCCCGGTTATCCGTCTCCATGAAGTGCTGGGCAAAAAACCGGACCACTTCGAGCTCGACCAGGGCATCCTTATCGTCCTCGAATACCAGGACAACCGCATCTGCGTCTTCGTCGACGAGATCCTGGGGCAGCAGCAGACGGTCATCAAGGGCCTGTCGGACTACATCGGCCATGTCAGAGGATTTTCCGGCTGCACCATCCTTGGCAACGGCGAAGTGAGCCTGATCATGGATGTCGGTACCCTGATGGAAATCAGCGAAGAAAAGAAGAGCGAACACAGCTGA
- the flgB gene encoding flagellar basal body rod protein FlgB, whose translation MSNLGLFDKTVGLLHKVLDLRDRNQKVIASNIANADTPGYSPARLEFEEQLRQAVKHPGVTPAVTHPAHFPIGGGRLEQVQGTLVRTPDRSGIGDGNGVNVDQEMVALAENQILYEAAVQSLNKKMGLLKYVAGDGR comes from the coding sequence ATGTCGAACCTGGGACTTTTCGATAAAACGGTAGGTCTTCTGCACAAGGTACTCGATCTTCGCGACCGGAACCAGAAGGTGATTGCCTCGAATATCGCCAACGCGGATACGCCCGGCTACTCACCGGCCCGTCTTGAGTTCGAGGAGCAGCTGCGTCAGGCCGTGAAGCATCCCGGCGTTACCCCTGCTGTCACGCATCCGGCCCATTTCCCCATCGGCGGCGGCCGTCTGGAGCAGGTGCAGGGGACCCTCGTCCGCACTCCCGATCGCTCCGGGATCGGCGACGGCAACGGCGTCAATGTCGATCAGGAGATGGTGGCTCTGGCGGAAAACCAGATTTTGTATGAAGCAGCAGTGCAGTCTCTCAACAAGAAGATGGGACTGTTGAAGTATGTGGCCGGCGACGGCCGCTAA
- the flgC gene encoding flagellar basal body rod protein FlgC, whose protein sequence is MDVFQSLKIGASALKAQQTRLNTISSNLANIETTRTPEGGPYQRRTVQFQSADLSFAERLEQSMRGVAQGVEVTRIVTDPSPPRMVYNPAHPDAGEDGYVAMPDINLMEEMTDMMTATRAYEANITTIKTAKRMALKALEIGR, encoded by the coding sequence ATGGATGTCTTTCAATCGCTGAAAATCGGTGCAAGCGCCCTTAAGGCCCAACAGACCCGGCTCAATACCATCAGTTCGAATCTGGCCAATATCGAAACGACACGGACTCCCGAGGGGGGGCCCTATCAGCGTCGAACCGTGCAGTTCCAGAGTGCCGATCTGAGTTTTGCCGAGCGTCTCGAACAGAGTATGCGCGGCGTCGCCCAGGGCGTGGAGGTGACCCGCATCGTCACCGATCCGTCGCCCCCGCGCATGGTTTACAATCCGGCCCATCCCGACGCCGGTGAAGACGGTTATGTGGCGATGCCCGACATCAACCTGATGGAAGAAATGACGGACATGATGACGGCCACCCGCGCCTATGAGGCCAACATCACCACCATCAAGACCGCCAAACGCATGGCCTTAAAGGCCCTTGAGATAGGAAGGTAG